A genomic window from Lactobacillus sp. ESL0677 includes:
- a CDS encoding PTS sugar transporter subunit IIA, translating into MELLSPRLVFAQVKANSADEVIHYLATQLKDNGKVKDTFEQAVKEREQIHPTGLPSGKIAVAIPHTDVQYVNEAAITFATLAHPVEFHNMAVTDQLLEVRIVVMLALKDPHSQVEMLQKLMALFQNQELLACLQKITDSKQLYDAVIKHI; encoded by the coding sequence ATGGAATTATTAAGTCCAAGGCTGGTTTTTGCACAAGTTAAGGCTAATTCTGCTGATGAAGTTATTCACTATTTAGCAACTCAGCTTAAAGATAACGGTAAGGTAAAAGATACTTTTGAACAGGCTGTAAAAGAACGTGAGCAAATTCATCCAACAGGGTTACCTAGTGGAAAAATCGCGGTGGCAATTCCACATACCGATGTCCAGTATGTTAATGAAGCTGCAATAACTTTTGCGACATTAGCTCATCCAGTTGAATTTCATAACATGGCTGTAACTGATCAGCTGTTAGAAGTTCGAATTGTCGTTATGTTAGCTTTGAAGGATCCACATAGTCAAGTGGAAATGTTACAAAAACTAATGGCTTTATTTCAGAATCAAGAATTACTAGCTTGCTTGCAAAAAATTACTGATAGCAAGCAGCTCTACGATGCTGTAATTAAGCATATTTAA
- a CDS encoding PTS transporter subunit IIC, protein MKPIIDFIMYIVGLGPTVLIPIIMLIFGLCVRVPFTKALRGGLMVGIGFIGLNATVSILTDVMNPAIKNMIQVMHLNLQVIDVGWPSASAIAYGTAVGVSMIPLGIAINILMLVTKTTSTIDVDIWDFWHFAFSGSLVYALTKDIVLSLFLASVNMIVIMVTADRTAPLSEKYLGLPGISIPHGYAGSFVPIAIVFNWIIDKIPGVNKIHMDAKDFNKKFGSWGEPTLLGFAIGIIIGILAYGFIPGMTIATKLGKIMLMGVTLSAVMIITPKMAALLLQGVVPVSNAIQAFTQKKFSGKRKIYIGMDTAVGIGSPVVLACATLMIPVALLFAFILPGNQFLPTIGLVGFVFMFPLIVSITHGDFFRSFIIGAINVVIGLWIGTNLAPLVTKCARAAHFALPKGSSMISSIDYGSNPYPWLIVQVAPFKIAAYVIGIILIVGLCWWNRKKIIAEESQLAASKSKK, encoded by the coding sequence ATGAAACCGATTATTGATTTCATCATGTATATTGTTGGCTTAGGACCAACTGTGCTAATTCCAATTATCATGCTAATCTTTGGTCTTTGCGTACGTGTACCTTTTACTAAAGCACTGCGTGGCGGTTTAATGGTTGGTATTGGTTTTATTGGGTTAAATGCCACTGTTTCAATTTTAACTGATGTAATGAATCCAGCTATTAAAAACATGATTCAAGTTATGCACCTGAACTTGCAAGTTATTGATGTTGGCTGGCCGTCAGCTTCCGCAATTGCTTATGGTACTGCAGTTGGCGTAAGCATGATTCCGTTGGGAATTGCGATTAATATCTTAATGCTAGTAACCAAGACTACTTCAACAATTGATGTTGATATTTGGGACTTTTGGCACTTTGCCTTCAGTGGTTCACTTGTTTATGCTCTAACAAAAGATATTGTTTTGAGTCTATTCTTGGCTAGTGTCAATATGATTGTGATCATGGTAACCGCTGATAGAACAGCACCGTTATCGGAAAAATACTTGGGCTTGCCGGGAATTTCAATTCCTCATGGATATGCAGGTTCCTTTGTTCCAATTGCCATTGTCTTTAACTGGATTATTGATAAAATTCCGGGTGTTAACAAGATTCACATGGATGCTAAGGACTTTAATAAGAAGTTCGGTTCATGGGGTGAACCAACATTGTTGGGATTCGCCATTGGGATTATTATTGGTATCTTAGCTTATGGTTTCATTCCGGGCATGACGATTGCAACTAAGTTAGGTAAGATTATGTTAATGGGTGTTACTTTATCAGCTGTGATGATTATCACCCCTAAGATGGCAGCGCTACTTTTACAAGGTGTTGTCCCTGTTTCAAACGCCATTCAAGCATTTACACAGAAGAAGTTCTCTGGTAAGAGAAAGATTTACATTGGGATGGATACTGCTGTTGGTATTGGTAGCCCCGTAGTCTTAGCTTGTGCTACTTTAATGATTCCGGTAGCGTTACTGTTTGCCTTTATTTTGCCAGGTAATCAATTCCTACCAACTATTGGTTTGGTTGGCTTTGTCTTCATGTTCCCATTAATTGTTTCAATAACTCACGGAGACTTCTTTAGATCATTTATTATTGGTGCAATCAACGTCGTTATTGGTTTGTGGATTGGTACTAACTTAGCACCATTAGTTACTAAATGTGCTAGGGCTGCTCACTTCGCTTTGCCAAAAGGCTCATCAATGATTTCAAGTATTGACTATGGTTCTAACCCATATCCTTGGTTAATTGTTCAAGTAGCACCATTTAAGATTGCTGCTTATGTAATTGGGATTATTTTGATTGTTGGCTTATGTTGGTGGAATAGAAAGAAAATTATTGCCGAAGAAAGTCAATTAGCAGCAAGTAAGAGTAAAAAATAA
- a CDS encoding PTS sugar transporter subunit IIB: protein MKKILVACGAGVVTSTSAMNKLQEELTNRGIDSDKYTLGQSSVAQVESLANDYDLVITTTQYDNDAIKIPVINGLPLLTNIGVDAVIDDIIDKLDLN from the coding sequence ATGAAAAAAATTTTGGTTGCCTGTGGTGCAGGAGTAGTTACTAGTACTAGTGCAATGAATAAGCTGCAAGAAGAACTAACTAATCGTGGAATTGATAGTGATAAATATACTTTGGGCCAATCTTCAGTTGCTCAAGTTGAATCACTCGCAAATGATTATGACTTGGTAATCACAACAACACAATATGATAATGATGCAATTAAGATTCCAGTAATCAATGGCTTACCATTATTAACTAATATTGGTGTTGATGCTGTAATCGACGACATTATTGATAAGTTGGATCTTAATTAA